In a single window of the Neodiprion virginianus isolate iyNeoVirg1 chromosome 1, iyNeoVirg1.1, whole genome shotgun sequence genome:
- the LOC124307677 gene encoding vitellogenin isoform X1, protein MWSPLFLCVLLGGAVLADHHRQEQGGNQQNAWKSGSEYKYQIRARTLAALHQVADQYSGVIMKGQLVVQPKSDGTLRAQISRPQYAQIHTELPGGWDTHIPEGKLSFKQLPMSGKPFEIKLKNGAIDDLMVDSSLPKWEVNVLKSVVSQLQVDVQGENQMDSTYNQEPEGDKAYATFKVMEDSVTGKCEVLYDISPLPDYILQTKPELAPLPQLRGDGQMIDVVKAKNFSHCHQNPTRSYGMEWLNDWEPGTNSNGHFFSKSSMSRIILSGTLDRHTIQSSVTTTKFVLSPELHNEQKGMVVSRLNLTLVAVGSASSSISSPSSVKSTGNLVYHYDSPASQSGLEGDEIDDSGSNSSDSSSSSSSSSYSESDSSSSSDSDEDSSSSSSSSDSDSNSSSSSSSSDSDSDSSSSSSSDEEQFKKRKPRSLRRDLDNDNRQGNDLEKSPQSGKGAEIESVVANVARKDLSKLAKQIAEELQRPSSIPKEHTLEKFNTLVQMVRALSAKEINQMHQSFYQPYDKTNSNSQSESVRRNAWVAFRDAVVAAGTGPALLSIKQWIKQKKLSDFEAAAAVASLPKAARYPTPAYIDAFFSLATDQQVVDQPFLNTSAILAFTELVRLTQASNSSAHYRYPVQNLAGLSPRDQSAVTRKYLPYLSQKLQSAISRADSPKILTYIRALGNLAHPQILAAFEPYLEGQKDASDFQRLSMVGAMDKLALMHPKVARSVLFKIYQNTGEAHEVRCAAVFQLMKTNPPASMLQRMAQFTNWDVNEQVNSAVKTAIESAAELDQEENSELAANARAAKDMLNPKIYGIHYSQGYLRDHIVEEMNLAYKLFTNSIGSQDSILPQAIFMRLKTSRGGYNDSPFEMGAMVSSINDLSNYISEQFSFGDDDKGRNQKQSRGKGRWSPENIAKMLNIESDDAEQLEGRFWFNSVGWQSHFAFDNHTLDQIPRMIRNAAQAAKEGKSFNRTEFSDNEIFLTMPTVTGFPFVYSVKKPTLFKIGGEVQARSKPDLTHGPSDELKIPSTTNVTTDIHFVYSTHIHARIQFITPFDYHSYEAGIVKNFQMNVPLRIHADFDAENQHIRVKLQPIQQDRDYNLFHYSTKPYTSKNDIRNISPVIHQDNTQPISTGEQIQNDYDFGKKTTGMAFRLKSSSERRSRQPMCAWLQEQMAPHDAVSAFTFPFAQQVIEQARYDLVWDSRSSSSKSVVVTASWDSQRSDESGDRKDSSSGTPQPSSKKPDSQKRQDELQDQAASGINDADVASIDVGVAFQGQSDAQYAMTAAVASSNTDDTSRLLFYYYKKSANDKTYEVCMRAESEMPNVPEMDFTKALKADPKSKVEFAVNFGEQCQSGGSIEVKGKWEQSSELTDYLRQHPMAKQCAGQMEKGDYALPACRNMTARANHMDEAHFTIKYKNIPATAQNMTFSAYRAAQYFAFENAYENVVDPKDQEEGRIDVDLEFSNEFDSMNISINTPAMDANFTDIEITHFARPLFAVHPVYSAAQRLGRKAMYGQYNPQCVVDNNSANTFDNKTYPVELGKCWHVLMVTVPEEDPDNNNDDLDIPEDMQVTVIARDVSNDEKEINITLGDDEITFSPSKSGPKVQVNGKQIEVSEDESYAEIDDEELDVDWEIFALPGGSVKLSSYEFGIEAVYDGSRVKISAAHKYRGSVRGLCGNFNGETSDEFTTPQNCVLKNPEEFSASWALTSEQCSGQALKNSQIARSAYCPRKMNLFGNVVSEQEAGRSKPRNSKFGGRRDETQGQSQRGSSRGQQQGRSSPFCYTHKTEVVRENGETCFSLRPVPTCASRCRPQGKREKAVQMHCVENSQAASKIADQVRDGHSHDFSRKSVSKTIRMSIPTSCSA, encoded by the exons ATGTGGTCTCCGCTGTTTCTCTGCGTCCTCC TCGGAGGAGCAGTCTTGGCCGACCATCACCGGCAAGAACAAGGAGGAAATCAACAGAATGCGTGGAAAAGTGGAAGCGAGTATAAGTATCAGATACGAGCTCGCACCCTGGCGGCGCTTCACCAGGTCGCCGATCAGTACAGCGGTGTTATTATGAAGGGTCAACTTGTCGTCCAACCGAAATCCGATGGTACTCTGAGGGCGCAAATCTCTAGGCCTCAGTATGCCCAGATCCATACGGAATTGCCGGGTGGTTGGGACACCCATATACCGGAGGGAAAGCTCAGCTTCAAGCAGCTTCCTATGAGCGGAAAGCCCTTTGAGATCAAGCTGAAGAACGGTGCGATCGATGATCTGATGGTAGACAGCAGTCTCCCCAAGTGGGAGGTGAACGTACTGAAAAGTGTCGTCAGTCAGCTTCAAGTCGACGTTCAAGGTGAAAACCAAATGGATTCGACGTACAACCAGGAACCTGAAGGGGACAAGGCCTACGCAACGTTCAAGGTGATGGAGGATTCGGTGACTGGAAAGTGCGAGGTGCTCTACGACATTTCGCCTCTTCCCGACTACATTCTTCAGACCAAACCTGAATTGGCTCCGTTGCCTCAGCTTCGTGGTGATGGACAAATGATCGATGTCGTCAAGGCCAAGAACTTTAGTCACTGTCATCAGAATCCGACTCGCAGCTACGGTATGGAGTGGTTGAACGACTGGGAGCCCGGCACTAACAGCAACGGACATTTCTTCTCG aaatcttCAATGAGTCGCATCATTCTTTCCGGAACTCTCGATCGCCACACGATTCAATCCTCTGTCACAACGACCAAATTTGTCTTGAGCCCAGAACTTCACAACGAGCAAAAGGGCATGGTAGTAAGCAGACTGAACCTCACTCTGGTCGCAGTTGGCTCAGCGTCAAGCAGCATCTCATCACCTTCTAGCGTCAAGTCTACCGGAAATCTGGTCTACCATTATGACTCACCTGCTTCTCAGAGTGGTTTGGAGGGAGACGAAATTGATGACTCTGGCTCAAACAGCTCCGACAGCAGCTCTAGTTCCAGCTCCAGCTCCTATTCCGAATCTGACTCCAGCTCCAGTTCCGATTCGGACGAAGATTCTAGCTCAAGCAGCTCCAGTTCCGATTCGGATTCTAATTCTAGCTCAAGCAGCTCCAGTTCCGATTCGGATTCTGATTCTAGCTCAAGCAGCTCCAGTGACGAGGAACAGTTCAAGAAACGCAAACCGCGCAGCCTTCGTCGTGACTTAGATAACGACAACAGACAAGGGAATGATCTTGAGAAGAGTCCTCAGAGCGGTAAGGGTGCCGAAATAGAATCGGTGGTGGCCAACGTGGCGAGAAAGGACCTCTCTAAGCTAGCCAAGCAGATAGCAGAGGAGCTTCAGCGTCCTAGCAGCATCCCGAAAGAACATACTCTCGAGAAGTTTAACACACTTGTTCAGATGGTTCGTGCCCTGAGCGCAAAGGAGATCAACCAAATGCATCAGAGCTTCTATCAACCCTACGACAAAACCAACTCCAACAGCCAGAGTGAGAGTGTACGCAGGAACGCTTGGGTGGCGTTCCGCGATGCTGTAGTAGCGGCTGGAACTGGACCAGCTCTTCTGAGCATCAAGCAGTGGATCAAACAGAAAAAACTGAGCGATTTCGAGGCTGCGGCAGCCGTGGCTTCCCTGCCGAAAGCGGCTCGCTACCCAACTCCCGCCTACATTGACGCCTTTTTC TCATTGGCCACGGATCAGCAAGTGGTCGATCAGCCCTTCCTGAACACTTCTGCCATCCTCGCTTTCACCGAACTGGTCCGTCTAACTCAGGCCAGCAACAGTTCAGCTCACTACCGCTACCCGGTTCAGAATCTCGCCGGCCTTTCACCAAGGGATCAATCAGCTGTCACCCGCAAGTATCTTCCTTACCTGAGCCAGAAGCTGCAATCCGCCATCAGCCGAGCTGACAGTCCAAAGATTCTGACGTACATCAGAGCTCTGGGCAATTTAGCTCACCCTCAGATACTCGCCGCGTTCGAACCTTACTTGGAAGGACAGAAAGACGCTTCAGACTTCCAGCGTTTGTCAATGGTCGGCGCCATGGATAAGCTGGCACTTATGCATCCCAAGGTTGCCCGCTCTGTGCTCTTCAAGATCTACCAAAATACAGGCGAGGCTCACGAAGTGCGCTGCGCTGCCGTGTTCCAGTTGATGAAGACCAATCCACCCGCAAGCATGCTTCAAAGAATGGCTCAATTCACAAACTGGGATGTAAATGAGCAAGTGAACTCTGCGGTTAAGACTGCCATCGAAAGCGCGGCAGAACTTGACCAAGAAGAGAATTCGGAACTTGCGGCCAACGCTCGTGCGGCCAAAGATATGCTTAATCCGAAAATTTACGGAATCCATTACAGCCAGGGCTACTTGAGAGACCACATTGTTGAGGAAATGAATCTTGCGTACAAATTGTTCACCAATTCCATCGGAAGCCAAGACAGCATCTTGCCACAGGCGATCTTTATGCGCCTGAAGACTAGCCGGGGTGGTTACAACGATTCTCCATTTGAAATGGGAGCTATGGTCTCGAGTATTAACGACTTGAGCAACTATATAAGTGAGCAATTTTCATTCGGTGACGATGATAAGGGTCGTAATCAGAAACAGTCACGTGGAAAGGGTAGATGGAGTCCGGAAAACATTGCCAAAATGCTGAACATCGAGTCAGACGATGCGGAACAACTCGAGGGGCGGTTTTGGTTCAACAGCGTAGGATGGCAGAGCCACTTTGCCTTCGATAATCACACCCTCGATCAGATCCCCCGAA TGATTAGGAATGCAGCTCAGGCCGCGAAGGAAGGCAAGAGTTTCAACAGGACAGAATTCTCGGACAACGAAATATTCCTGACAATGCCCACTGTGACGGGATTCCCCTTCGTATACTCCGTAAAGAAACCAACTCTCTTCAAAATCGGTGGTGAAGTTCAGGCGCGTAGCAAGCCCGACTTGACTCACGGTCCATCAGACGAATTGAAGATCCCATCGACCACCAACGTTACCACAGACATCCATTTCGTTTATTCCACGCATATCCACGCCCGAATTCAATTCATCACGCCGTTTGATTATCATTCGTACGAAGCCGGAATTGTCAAGAATTTCCAAATGAACGTTCCCCTTCGCATTCACGCAGATTTTGACGCGGAGAATCAGCATATCCGGGTGAAACTTCAGCCTATCCAACAAGACCGCGACTACAACCTGTTCCACTACAGCACCAAACCTTACACCTCCAAGAATGACATTCGTAACATTTCCCCTGTCATCCACCAAGATAATACGCAGCCTATCAGCACCGGAGAACAAATCCAGAATGACTACGACTTCGGTAAGAAGACTACCGGAATGGCTTTCCGTCTCAAGTCATCGTCGGAGCGAAGATCTCGGCAGCCGATGTGCGCGTGGCTTCAGGAACAAATGGCACCTCACGATGCCGTGTCTGCTTTCACTTTCCCATTCGCCCAGCAAGTCATCGAGCAAGCTAGATACGATCTGGTGTGGGACTCCAGGAGTAGCAGCTCAAAGTCTGTTGTCGTAACGGCTTCCTGGGACAGCCAGAGATCCGACGAAAGCGGTGACCGCAAGGACTCATCGTCTGGCACCCCTCAGCCGTCCAGCAAGAAGCCTGACAGTCAAAAACGCCAAGATGAATTGCAAGACCAGGCAGCTTCGGGTATCAATGACGCTGACGTCGCCTCCATCGACGTTGGAGTGGCCTTCCAAGGGCAGAGCGACGCCCAATACGCAATGACCGCCGCAGTGGCGAGCAGCAACACCGACGACACCTCCCGTTTACTTTTCTACTACTACAAGAAATCGGCCAATGACAAAACGTACGAAGTTTGTATGCGCGCCGAGTCTGAGATGCCGAATGTGCCCGAAATGGACTTCACAAAAGCCTTGAAGGCCGACCCAAAAAGCAAGGTCGAGTTTGCCGTCAACTTTGGAGAACAGTGCCAGTCTGGCGGCAGTATCGAGGTTAAAGGAAAGTGGGAGCAGAGCTCAGAACTGACGGATTATCTTCGTCAGCACCCCATGGCTAAGCAGTGCGCCGGACAGATGGAAAAGGGCGACTACGCTCTGCCTGCCTGTCGCAACATGACAGCCCGTGCCAACCATATGGACGAAGCTCACTTCACCATCAAGTATAAGAACATTCCCGCAACGGCGCAGAACATGACTTTCAGTGCCTACAGGGCCGCCCAGTACTTCGCCTTCGAGAACGCCTACGAGAACGTGGTCGACCCCAAGGATCAGGAAGAGGGTAGGATCGACGTCGACCTTGAATTTTCCAACGAATTCGACTCCATGAATATATCCATCAACACTCCAGCCATGGACGCCAACTTCACCGATATTGAGATTACCCATTTTGCTCGACCTCTGTTTGCTGTTCACCCTGTTTATTCCGCTGCTCAGCGCCTGGGAAGAAAGGCTATGTATGGACAGTACAATC CTCAATGTGTTGTGGACAACAACTCTGCCAACACCTTCGACAACAAAACCTACCCAGTCGAACTCGGCAAATGCTGGCACGTACTGATGGTCACTGTGCCTGAGGAAGATCCtgacaacaacaacgacgatTTGGACATCCCAGAAGACATGCAAGTCACCGTGATTGCCCGTGACGTCAGCAATGACGAAAAGGAGATCAATATCACCTTGGGTGATGACGAAATCACTTTCTCCCCATCGAAATCGGGACCCAAGGTTCAGGTGAACGGAAAACAGATCGAAGTCTCCGAAGATGAGTCCTACGCCGAAATCGACGACGAAGAACTCGATGTCGACTGGGAAATATTCGCACTTCCCGGCGGTTCCGTCAAGCTCAGTTCCTACGAGTTCGGCATCGAGGCTGTTTACGACGGATCCCGCGTCAAGATTTCG GCTGCTCACAAGTACCGCGGATCCGTTCGCGGACTGTGTGGTAACTTCAACGGCGAAACTTCCGACGAATTTACAACGCCCCAAAACTGCGTCCTCAAGAACCCCGAGGAATTCTCCGCCAGCTGGGCGCTGACAAGCGAACAGTGCAGCGGTCAGGCTTTGAAGAACTCTCAGATTGCTCGGAGTGCTTATTGTCCGCGCAAGATGAATCTCTTCGGCAACGTGGTGAGCGAACAGGAGGCTGGACGTTCCAAACCTCGAAACAGCAAGTTTGGAGGCAGACGTGACGAGACGCAAGGTCAGTCTCAGCGCGGATCGTCCCGCGGTCAGCAGCAAGGTAGAAGTTCACCGTTCTGTTACACCCACAAGACGGAGGTAGTACGCGAAAATGGAGAGACCTGCTTCTCCTTGAGACCAGTGCCAACTTGCGCCTCCAGATGTCGTCCTCAGGGTAAGAGGGAGAAGGCAGTCCAGATGCACTGCGTCGAGAACAGCCAAGCTGCGTCGAAGATCGCTGACCAAGTTCGCGACGGTCACAGCCACGATTTCAGCAGGAAATCCGTGTCCAAGACCATAAGGATGTCTATTCCCACTTCCTGCTCTGCGTAG